A genomic stretch from Salmo trutta unplaced genomic scaffold, fSalTru1.1, whole genome shotgun sequence includes:
- the LOC115190899 gene encoding tumor necrosis factor receptor superfamily member 11B-like, which produces MLFPILVVLASVDLSCSAMKEVLQSQTPTTYHHLDPTTGQLLTCNRCPPGHHMSAHCTATTQTVCTPCPSSHYTQYWNYLHKCLYCGTFCGEHQVVKEECSVLNDRVCECKEGYYWEADFCIRHTECPSGYGVKRRGTTETDTECEKRPHGSFSYSSSSRALCVNHTDCASLGQKTVLRGTCWHDNLCALSCEELKDGGEFKLLRTFLPDFFAHHKMRVVKLRKLVRRLMASEEEQEDQEHQQHPPSSLSQSAQRGLLLGQLKDWIREASEEDLRSLPEILRKTHQSVMAERLERKMRELQEASDCNSVRNGVTSSPHCDVEEVSQSE; this is translated from the exons ATG TTGTTCCCAATCCTCGTCGTGCTGGCGTCGGTTGATCTCAGCTGTAGCGCAATGAAAGAGGTTCTTCAAAGTCAGACCCCCACCACCTACCACCACCTGGATCCCACCACGGGCCAGTTACTCACCTGTAACCGCTGTCCACCTGGCCATCACATGTCTGCGCACTGCACCGCCACCACACAGACCGTGTGTACACCATGTCCATCAAGCCACTACACTCAGTACTGGAACTACCTGCACAAGTGCCTGTACTGCGGCACGTTCTGTGGGGAGCACCAGGTGGTCAAGGAGGAGTGCTCGGTTCTCAATGACAGGGTGTGTGAGTGCAAAGAAGGATATTACTGGGAGGCCGATTTCTGTATCAGACACACGGAGTGTCCTTCTGGCTACGGGGTGAAACGGAGAG GTACGACGGAGACGGACACAGAGTGTGAAAAACGCCCTCACGGTTCCTTCTCCTATAGCTCTTCTTCGCGCGCGCTGTGCGTAAATCACACCGATTGCGCGTCACTGGGACAGAAGACGGTCCTCAGGGGTACGTGTTGGCATGACAACCTCTGCGCCCTTTCCTGTGAAGAACTGAAAGATGGAG GTGAGTTTAAACTACTCAGAACTTTCCTTCCTGACTTCTTCGCTCATCACAAGATGAGAGTGGTGAAGCTGAGGAAGCTGGTCAGGAGGTTGATGGCCAgtgaagaggagcaggaggaccag GAGCACCAGCAGCACCCACCCAGCAGCCTCTCCCAGTCCGCCCAGAGAGGCCTCCTGCTGGGCCAGCTGAAGGACTGGATCAGGGAGGCCTCAGAGGAAGACCTGAGGAGTCTCCCTGAAATACTGAGGAAGACCCATCAGAGTGTGATGGCAGAGAGACTAGAGAGGAAGATGAGGGAGTTACAGGAAGCCTCTGATTGTAACTCCGTTAGAAACGGGGTGACCTCATCACCTCACTGTGATGTAGAAGAGGTTTCTCAATCTGAATAA